In the genome of Ancylomarina subtilis, one region contains:
- the rpsK gene encoding 30S ribosomal protein S11: protein MAKKSVSVRKKVVKVEALGQVHIHSSFNNIIISMTNNSGQVISWSSAGKMGFRGSKKNTPYAAQQAATDCAKVAHDLGLRKVKVYVKGPGNGRESAIRAVNACGIDIAEIIDVTPLPHNGCRPPKRRRV, encoded by the coding sequence ATGGCAAAGAAGTCTGTATCAGTTAGAAAGAAAGTTGTGAAGGTTGAAGCACTAGGACAAGTGCACATCCACTCATCATTCAACAACATTATTATCTCAATGACCAATAACAGTGGTCAGGTTATTTCTTGGTCATCGGCCGGTAAAATGGGATTTAGAGGTTCTAAGAAGAACACTCCATATGCTGCTCAACAAGCGGCAACCGATTGTGCTAAAGTAGCTCATGACCTAGGTTTGAGAAAAGTTAAAGTATACGTTAAAGGTCCAGGTAACGGACGTGAATCTGCTATCCGTGCAGTAAATGCTTGCGGAATTGATATCGCAGAAATCATCGATGTTACTCCACTACCACATAATGGTTGTAGACCTCCAAAAAGACGTAGAGTATAA